The region CTGAAAAAACCGGCTGGCTGGAAATCGACTGGAAAATAATTTTTATTCCTGCACTGCTTGTTTTACAAATTATAATTATTGGAACCGCTTTGAAAAACAGATATAAAAAACATTAATAATTTCTAAGACAGGTTTATTCAAATTATAGGAATTACCTATATATTTGGATTTCATTTATTTTTTACATGAAAAGCATTCTAAGCCCTGTCCTACTATTATTTACACTTTTATCTTTTGCTCAGACCAAAGTTTTATCGTGGAATCTTCAAAATTTTGGAAAATCTAAATCGGATACTGAATTAAATTATATTGCAAAAAAAATTTCTGTCTACGATATAATTGCCATTCAGGAAGTGGTTGCAGGGTATGGTGGCGCACAAACTGTTGCTAAACTGGCTTTATTCCTTAACCAAAGAGGAAATAAATGGGAATATACTATCAGTGATCCAACCACCGGCAGCAGTTACAAAACAGAACGTTATGCTTTTTTATGGAAAACAAGTAAAATCAAATTAAAAGCTAAACCCTGGCTGGAACAAAAATACAGTTTGGAAATTGACAGAGAGCCTTATTTTGCAACGTTCGAAATCAATAAAAAAACAATTACGCTTGTCAATTTTCACGCTATAACGAAAAAAAAACAGCCTGAAACAGAAATAAAATACTTTAAATTTCTGCCAGGCGAATATCCAAATTTAAATTTAGTCTTTTTAGGTGATTTTAATTGTCCTGAAAAACATACAGTTTTCAATCCTCTCAAAAAAACAGGTTATAATTCGGTTCTAAAAAACCAGAAAACAACCCTTAAACAAAAATGCAAGAACAACATTTGTCTTGCATCAGAATTTGACAATATATTTTATCATACTTCTCACGTAAAAACAATCAATTCAGGAGTTATCAAGTTTTACGAAGACTTTGATTCGCTTTTAAATGCAAGAAAAGTTTCCGATCATATTCCGATATGGTTTGAATTTTCTCTAAACTAAAAACTAAGTTTTAAGCTTCTTTTTTCTTGCTGCGGGAAATAAAACATTATTCAGGATTAACCTGTATCCCGGAGAATTTGGATGCAAATCCAAAACCGTAGGCGGATCTCCTACCTGATGTTGATAATCTTCAGGATCATGTCCTCCAAAAAAGGTAAACATTCCTTTTCCTTTTTCTCCGTGTATGTATCTTGATTCTCCATTTAACTCACAAGTTCCCATAATCAAGACATTTGATTTTATTAATGAAGTATCAAAAGAAGTCGTTTGTCCCATAAAACCTTTTACCAATTGCGTATGATTCTGACAAAGCATACTTGGAATAGGATCCCATTTTGCAGAAAATTCCATTAGAGTAAAATAATCTTTCTCCATAACAATTCTTCTTTTTGTAGTCATATCAATATCCGAAAACTCATAAACTTCTGGTTTTCTTTCTAAAGTGAAATTTTTAAAGGCAAAAGAATTGTTATAATTTAATTTGGACTGATAATTGGATTCACTTGGATCTCCGTCAAACATAGCTTCGCAAATATCAACTCCATCAGCTGCTAGTGCAATATCAAAACTATCTGTTGCAGAACACATGGCAAACATAAATCCGCCACCGACAACAAAATCTCTGATTTTTTTTGCAACTGCACCTTTTTCCGTAGATACTTTATCGTATCCTAATTTAGCTGCCAAAGCTTCGGCATCTCTTTTTTGATCAATATACCAGGGAGTATTTTTATAAGCAGCATAAAATTTTCCATATTGCCCGGTAAAATCCTCATGATGCAAATGAAGCCAGTCATACATTAAGAGCTGATCGCTTAAAACTTCTTCATCGTAAATTGGAGTAAAAGGAATTTCAGCATATGTTAATACTAGCGTCACGGCATCATCCCAGGGCTGTTTCCCTTTAGGAGTATATACTGCAATTTTTGGTGCTTTTTCCAAAATAACTGACTCCATATTTTGTGAAGGACTAGAAATTTCATTTAAAATCGAAGCTTCTTCAGTATCTGAAATAACTTCAAAACTCACTCCTCTAATTTTACATTCTTTTCTAATCTCTTCAGCATCAGGAAGCAAAAAAGATCCTCCGCGATAATTTAAAAGCCAGCTTGCTTTATAATCTCTGCTCAGACACCAATAGGTTATACCATAAGCTTTTAAATGATTTTGCTGAGTAGATTCGTCCATCGGAAGTAAAATAAACGATGCACGAACATTGAAAGTAATTAATAGTATAAAAATGTAGAATAAACTCTTATTCATCCGAAAATTATTTTAGTAAAGATATAAAGGAAGACTTAAAAAAAAGAATGAAGCCCATTTTTTATGGCCTAATGGAATGTTAAATATAAAAACAAGTATAAATACCTGATTTGCAATATTTATAAAAAAGGGTAAAAACCCCTATAGTACGCTAAAATAATCTATCTACATTTGCTATCCCAGATCATCAAACTAATCAATGTAAAAACAAACAACCATGAAGTTTAATGATAGTAATAATCAAGAAAAGGGTATGAATATAATTCAAAAAATAGGTTTATGTGTTTTAGTGATAACAATTATATTGTATTACGTATTGTCTATTCAGTTTTTGACGGCGTAATTTCAATTTAGATTGTTAAAACGGCTAAATCATTTTGGATAGCATACACAACTAAACCAGCAATATTTCGCGATTCTGTTTTAAGCAGTAGATTATTCCTGTGCCCTTCAATAGTCCTCGGGCTTAAGAAAAGATGTTCCGCAATTTCTGCAGTTGTCTTTTGCTGGCAGATTAATTGAAGTATTTCGACCTCACGAGGTGAAAGAAAATTAGTCTCCAGCCCACCTTTCGTATTTTTGGGAGAAACAATGGTTTCCTGAATTGTTTTTAAAACACTTTCATTATAGTAGAAACCTTTAGAAGCAACCTCATTGATAGTAAGAATTAAATCTTTAGGAGTAGTATTTTTGATCAAATAAGCCACAGCTCCAACCTGAATCATATTAGCTATAAATGATTTAGTATCATAACTTGTCAGGGCAATTATCTTAATATCAGGATATGATTTTCGAATAATTTTTGTGGCTTCGACACCATTTAAAACCGGCATCTTTAAATCCATCACAATGATGTCTGGTTTAATTTCGTTTTTATCTAACTGAGAAATAAGTTCATCTCCGTTTGAGGCTTCAAAAATAATTTCGATATTTTCTTCCCTCTGCAATAAAAAAGAAATTCCTTTCCGAAACAAAATTTCATCATCGACTAAGGCAATTTTTATAGCAGCATTCATCTTATTTGATTTTGGTCGTTTAATTTGGTCTGCCGAATTTACGAAATATGATTCATAAAACACTAAGTTCCCTTATTTTATTGACTAAAAACCTTGTTAAGATGAATAAATTATCTTAAAAAGTAAAATTCACAATGATTCCGTTATTAATTTCTGAGGTAATTTTTACTGTTCCTTCTAAAAATGATATACGGCTGTCAATATTTTTCATTCCCAAACCTTTTTGATTTTTATCACTTTTACTGTCAAAACCAATTCCGTTGTCTTCATAGTCACAAATATTAATACCTTCTTTACAAGTAAAAGCAATCCAAATTTCTGTGGCTTTTCCGTGACGAAGTGAATTATTCATTAGCTCCTGCAAAATTCTAAAAACATGCAAATGCCGATCGATATCATTATCATCAAAATCAATCTCGTTTTTGTAGTGAGTTTTTACAGATTTACTACTTTCAAATTCTTCGCATAATTCTTCAATTGCAGCGTTTAGTCCAAATTTTTCAAAAACCGGTGGTAATAAATTATGAGCAATTTTTCTGGAATTGTCTAATGCCTTAGTAGTTAAAGCAATTATATTTTCTGTAATTTCTGTAGTTTCAGCTTCCGTAAGATTTGGAGCTGTAAGCAGATGACTGTTTAATGAAACAATATTTAATTTTGAACTAATATCATCATGAAGATCCTGCGCAATTCTTTTACGTTCTTCTTCCTGAGTAATAATAATAGCATGTAATTGCTCTTTTTGATACTGAAGCACCAAATCTTTTTTCTCCAATTCTTTCTGAATAATTTTTTTTCTTGAATAGTAAAAGAATATAATTAATGCGACAGCAACAATTATAAAAAATAAAGAGATATACAATATAATAGCAACTAACTCTTTATCAGGAACGGAATAGGTATTCATATCTTTTTACTTATATAACACAATTACAATCTAAACTTGTAAACTTCTTTTTGGAGAAAAACTGACTTTCCATTCATATAAAATAAAAAGATAGTAGACTACATTTAAAAATGCATTAACCATCCAGCTTATATATTTTACATCACTATTCAACGTTGACGTAAGATTCCCTATAATAAACAATACCGTACTGGAAAGCAAATAAATAATAATCCCCATACTTGCATAGTAGTAGGTTTTATTTTCTGTAAGCATATTATAGAAATGAATCAAAGCAAAGACAACAATCAGCAAAGATGTCAATGTAATTTCAAATAAATTAAATTTCAGGAACTCTTTCGGAGTATTTACAAACTGTATTGTTAATACAGCCAAAGCTAAAACAAGGCTGATTTTAACAAATTTCTTCTGGACATTGATTTTTGAAATGGAATAATAAAACAATCCCAATAGTATCATTTGGCCAATAAAAAAAATGTTTACCAAAAACAAGTTATTCATATTAAGATACCACAATGTTTCCATCGAAATTTGCATTAAAAATGCAAAAGCCAGATAACAAACAAAAAAAACATTAGCTTTTTCCTTTCGGAAAAAGCTAAATGAGTATAATATTAGATTAATTAATAAAATCAAATAACCTGAATATATTAAAAAATCATCCATTCTTAACCCGTTTAATTAATATGGAGGACTAGGGCGTGAACCATCATAAACAACATCACCACCCTCTACTTTACTTTCAGCTCCTTCATAGGTTCCGTAAACATCTACATACTTACCTGTTTCCGGATCATATTTAGCGCCAACAAAAAGTAACGTTTTTTCATTATCGTCGTTAATACCAATATAGGCACGAACAGCTTCGGTACCGAGCTTTAAAACCAGCTCTAAACTCTCTCTTGGGATTAAATAAGATTTAACTTTTTTCTCACGGTCTTCGACTGTAGTATCATCGTCGTACTTTTTCTCCCATTCTTTGGCAGTAGCTAATGGGACTCTGATAGGACCAGGAAATTTTTCTTCATTCATAATTCTAATTAGTTATTGGTTAATAAATTTTAAAAAAATAAATAGTTTCTTAATGGTCTGGCTAAACTACTGATTTAAATTAGAAAAGTAACATCCAAACATAAAAAAAAGCCTTAAAAACAAGGCTTTTTACATTTTATTAAAATGGAACATCACTATCATCGTCGTCATCGTTCAAATTGCTTCCAAAGGCTTCATTGGCTGAAGGCAGATTACTGGTAACAAACGGACTATCATCATGATTCATTTTTGAAGGTAAATCATCATAGCTACCCGAAAATTCATCAAGATTATCAAACTTTCCTAAGTGTCCTAAAAATTTCAAACGAATATTTTCAATACCACCATTACGGTGTTTTGCGATCATAATTTCGGCCTGACCAGCAGTTGGGGAAGCCTCTTCATCATCCCATTCCTCAATTTTGTAATATTCTGGTCGGTATAAAAACGAAACGATATCGGCATCCTGCTCAATCGCTCCAGATTCACGAAGATCCGAAAGCAAAGGACGCTTACTGGAACCACGCGTCTCAACAGCACGAGATAACTGAGAAAGTGCAATAACCGGAACGTTAAGCTCTTTTGCCAAAGCTTTTAAGTTTCGGGAAATTGTAGAAATTTCCTGCTCACGATTTCCTCCTCCTTTAGCATTTCCTCCTGCAGTCATCAACTGCAAATAATCAATAATGATAATTTTAATACCATGCTGCGACGCTAAACGACGACATTTTGCTCTTAAATCGAAAATAGAAAGTGAGGGAGTATCATCAATAAACAAAGGTGCTTTCTCTAAATCTTTTACTTTAGTACTCAACATGGTCCATTCATGCGGCTCCAATTTTCCTGTACGCAATTTTTCTGACGACAATCCTGTTTCAGAAGAAATAAGCCTCGTAATTAACTGAACAGATGCCATCTCCAGAGAGAACAAAGCCACCCCGTGTCCATATTGAATGGCGATATTTCTGGCCATTGAAAGTACGAATGCTGTTTTTCCCATCGCTGGTCTCGCCGCGATAATAATTAAATCACTCGGCTGCCATCCTGATGTTAACTTATCCAGATTATGAAAACCAGTTTCTACACCACTTAATCCTTCTTTTTTAGAAATCTCTTCAATTTTCTTTTTAGCTTGTAAAACTAAACTCTGTGCGGTTTCGGAGCTACGCTTGATATTTCCTTGTGTAACTTCGTATAATTTAGATTCCGCCTGATCCAATAAATCAAAAACGTCTGCACTTTCATCATAAGATGCTTCAATAATTTCTGAAGAAATTCTAATCAAACTTCTTTGAATAAATTTTTGAAGAATGATACGCGAGTGAAATTCGATGTGCGCCGAAGAAGCAATTTTCTGCGTAAGCTGAATCAAATAAAAATCTCCACCTGCCAAATCCAACTTTCCGTTTTTCTTTAACTGAGTGGAAACAGTTAAAATATCAATTGGCTGCGTTTCGGTAAAAAGTTGTAAAATCGCTTCAAAAATATGTTTGTGCGCGTCTTTGTAAAAAGCTTCTGCCTGCAAAATATCAATTACGTCATCTACCCCTTTTTTATCAATCATCATCGCGCCAAGCACAGCCTCCTCCAAATCAAGAGCTTGCGGTGGCAACTTTCCTTTTTCTAAGTTGATAATTGTGGTTTTGTCGACCTTAACGGGGTTTAAATTTTTGAAATTTTCCATATAGCGAAAGTAGCAAAATTTAAAAAAAATCTGCTATCGAGTTATAACTAATAATTGTTTATAAATAATTCTGATTTGTTCATAACCAAAAAAAAATCCGAAACTGTAAGGCTTCGGATTTTAAGTCTTTTTTATGAATTTACTCTTTATACTCGCCCATATTACTGTATTTGTCCATTCTTTGGGCAATTAAGTCGGCTGTTGATAAGTCTTTCAATTCATTATATCCTTTAGTGATGTATTCTGCTACTGTTTTAAAAGTAGTTTCTCTGTCATAGTGCGCTCCGCCTAGTGGTTCTGGAATTACATCATCTACTAATTTTTGTTTTTTCATGTCAGAAGAAGTCAATTTTAAAGCTTCAGCTGCACGCTCTTTGTATTCCCAGCTTTTCCATAAAATAGAAGAGCAGGATTCCGGAGAAATTACAGAATACCAAGTGTTTTCTAACATATAAACTCGGTCTCCAACACCAATTCCCAAAGCTCCACCTGAAGCACCTTCGCCAACAATAATGGTAATGATTGGCACCTGAAGACGAACCATTTCAAAAATATTTCTTGCAATAGCTTCTCCCTGCCCTCTTTCTTCAGCTTCAAGCCCAGGATATGCACCCGGAGTATCTACTAAAGTTAAAACCGGGATTCCGAATTTCTCTGCCATTTTCATCAAACGCAAAGCTTTACGGTATCCTTCTGGATTTGCCATACCAAAATTTCGGTACTGACGTGTTTTTGTATTAAAACCTTTTTGCTGTCCGATAATCATAAACGACTGTCCGTTTATTTTTCCAAGGCCGCCAACCATTGCTTTATCATCTTTAAAACCTCTGTCTCCATGAAGTTCCAAAAACGTGTCACCACAAATAGCTTTAATATAATCTAAAGTATAAGGTCTGTTTGGGTGCCTTGACAATTGTACGCGCTGCCAAGCCGTGAGGTTTTTGTATATATCTTTCTTCGTTTCTTCTAATTTCTTGGTAATTTCTTTGCACGTTGGGGTCACGTCAACGTCAGATTCTTTTCCAATAATAACGCACTTTTCTAGCTGTTCTTCAAGTTCTTTAATTGGAAGCTCAAAATCTAAATATTCCATGGATTTTTGAATTTTGTTTGTAAATCGAACCGCAAATATAAAAATATTATATCATTGGCGAAGTTAATTGTTATTTAAAGTATAAAAATGCATTTTAAAAATAAGGAAACTATTACAAGTTTTCTTTCTTCTTTTGATAGTGCTTAAAAACACCATTCAGGATAACTGTTATGATAATTATAACGGCTCCAATATAAAATTCAACACTCATTTTTTCTTTTCCGCCTAATATAAAATAAGCCAAAACTATCCCGTAAACAGGCTCTAAATTAGTAGTTAACATTACTGTATATGGCGTTAGTCTCTGCATTACTTTTACCGACGCTGTAAACGCATAAGCAGTGCAAACAGACGACAAAACTAGTAGTAAAATCCAGTTATTCAAAGACATTGTAAAGAAATCTGCTGTAAATTTTCCTTCAAATAAAAAATAAACTGAGATAAAAAATACTCCCGCTCCAAATTCATAAAAAGTAATTACTGAAGGCTCATGATCTGAAATCAGCTTTCCATTCATTAATGTAAACAAAACTCCTAAAATGATTGCAGCCAAAGCATAATACACTCCTGTGAGGTATTTTATTTCCACCTGAAGAATTAGCCCCAAGCCTGCAATAATTACAAGACCAAAAAGAACTTCGTACCACAAGACTTTACGCCCGTAAAACAATGGTTCCAGTAAAGAGGCAAAAAAAGCACCTAATGAAAAAATGGAAAGCGTTATAGATACATTAGAAACATGAATGGCTTTAAAAAAGAAAATCCAGTGTAATGCAATTAATAATCCAACAAAAATCAGTTTGAAAAATTCTTTTATGGGAACCTGAAAAGATTGTTTTTTATAAGCAATAAAACCTCCTAAAAAAATCATGGCAATAAGCATTCTAAACCAAACCAGATTATTGGCATCAATAGTTATTAAAGCGCCTAAAATGGCTGTAAAACCCCAGATAAAAACAATTAAGTGAAGATTTAAATAACTTTTTAAATTATCGTTTCGCATTACGTAATAGGTAAACTGCCAGAATTCCGAAAACAATATTCGGGAACCAAACAGCTAATAAAGGTGAGAAAGTAGATTTTTCGGCAAGTGTACCAAAAATTTTATCAAAGAAAACAAATGAAAAGGCAATCGCAATTCCAATGGCAAGGTTCATTCCCATACCGCCTCTACGTTTCATTGAAGAAACAGATACAGCAATAATAGTTAAAATAAAGGCTGAAACCGGTATGCTGTATTTTTTATAAAGAACAACCAAATAGGTATTTATATTTCCAGAACCTCTTTTTCTTTCTTTTTCAATAAAATCATACAATTTACCCAAAGTCAGCGTTTCCGCGATATAAACAACAGGCGTCAAATCGGCAAGTTCAAACTTAAAGGCTACGTTTTTCTCAGGAGATTTTTCAATTACATCATTCAAATCTCCCAGTGTTCTTTTGGTATAATCGTATAAAATATAGATTTTTTTCTTCGGATCCCATTTTATACGGCTTGCAGTAATTTTATAAGTAAGTTTTTCTTTTTCAAAATGCTCTAAAGTAAAATTAAAAGCGGTTTTTGATTCTTCATTAAAACTATTTACAAAAATAAAATCGTGATCGTTAATTTGTCGGTAAACATTGGTATTCTCGCCCCGCATGAGTTCCTTACCATTTCCTTTTAAATAAGTATATCTAAAATTGTTATAACCTTCACTTGCTGCCGGAACAATGAAAAACCCCATTAACAAAACAAAAACCGAAACAATAGTAGCGCCTATAATATATGGTCGCAAAAATCGCGTAAAAGAAATTCCCGAGCTTAAAATCGCAATAATTTCTGTGTTATTTGCCAATTTTGAAGTAAACCAAATAACCGAAAGGAAAAGAAATATTGGAAAAAGGGAATTAATAAAATAGATTGTAAAATTGTAATAATAGAACGCAATATCCATAAACGGAATCTTGTTTTCGAGCATTTTATTTACTTTTTCAGAAACATCAATTACGATTCCGATTGGTGCAAATAAAAGCAACATCACAGAGAAAGTTCCCAGATATCTTTTTAAGATGTATTTATCTATTATTGTCAGCATAGATTTTTTGTTTCAAATTTAAAAGTTTCAGGTTTCACGTTTCAAGTTTCAGGTTCTTATTGGCAACCCGAAACTTGGAACTAAAAAAACTTGAAACTTTTTTTAAAGTCTTTGGCTCATGTTTTTCACCATCATTTCTTTCCATGGTCTGAAATCTCCGGCTAAGATATGTTTTCTTGCTTCACGAACCAACCACATATAGAATCCAAGATTATGAATTGTTGCAATCTGTTTTCCTAAATATTCATTGGCAGCAAATAAGTGGCGTAAATACGCTTTTGTATATTCTGTATCCACAAAAGTATGTCCCATTTCATCAATTGGAGAAAAATCGGCTTCCCACTTTTTATTTTTGATGTTGATTGTTCCATTTGCTGTAAACAGCATACCATTTCTCGCATTACGTGTTGGCATAACGCAATCGAACATATCAATTCCTAATGCAATATTTTCAAGAATATTTATAGGAGTTCCAACCCCCATTAAATAACGAGGTTTATCTTCAGGAAGAATTTCACAAACTACTTCAGTCATTGCATACATTTCTTCTGCAGGTTCTCCCACAGAAAGTCCACCGATCGCATTTCCCTGCTGACCAGCATTAGCAATATATTCAGCCGACTGACGACGCAAATCTTTATAAGTACTTCCCTGAACAATTGGAAAGAACGTTTGTTCGTAACCGTATTTATAAGGCACTTTTTCTAAATGATTAATACAACGATCCAGCCAACGGTGCGTCATATGCATAGAACGCTGTGCATAACGGTAATCACACGGGTAAGGCGTACATTCATCAAAAGCCATAATAATATCGGCTCCAATAGTACGCTGGATTTCCATTACGTTTTCAGGAGTAAAAAAGTGGTAAGAACCATCAATATGAGATTTAAACTTCACTCCTTCTTCCTTAATTTTTCTGTTTGAAGAAAGAGAATACACCTGATATCCTCCTGAATCGGTCAAAATATTACGATCCCAGTTCATGAATTTATGCAATCCACCCGCTTTTTCTAAAATTTCAGTTTGCGGACGTAAATATAAATGATAGGTATTTCCTAGAATAATATCCGGATTTATTTCTTCTTTAAGCTCACGTTGATGCACCCCTTTTACAGATGCAACTGTTCCAACCGGCATAAAAATAGGCGTTTCAATTACGCCGTGATCAGTAGTTATACTCCCCGCTCTTGCTTTAGACTGCGGATCTTTTTGTAATAAATCGAACTTCATTTGTTTCTTTTTTCAGTCGGCAAAGATAAGTTAATTTCAGGGAAATTTTATCAATTGGAAAATTTGTCAATTAGAAAATTAGCTAATGTTTTCTTAATGTTTCATTTTTGCTATAAGACACTATATTTTGGAATTTGGATTTTCACTTATAAGATTAAATTTATTTGGGCGTTTCCTAAAGGCCGGGCTATTCGCTATATCTTTTGCTTTACTGCGTTTAATCTCTAATTAAGACGTTTTTCGTGTCGCAAAAGGATATCGCTTCAAACATAGTTCACTGAACTCCAATAAAAAATAAAATATTGTGAAGTAATCCCTAACGCCAACATTTATCAAGAAGGTTTCTCAACAAAAAGAATGTAAAAGCTGCAACAATCTAATTATTAAAGTATAACAAACTCATTTATTTCTTTTGTAATTTTAGTATTCAACTAAAAACTTTAGAAATCATGATAAACTCAGAAGATAAACTGGATCAAATCAAGGATGATCAAATTGAAAAAAATCTTGAAAACATGGATTATCCGGCAAATGAAGATATTTACAATCAAGAAGAAAGATTAGAAGACATTGATCCACAAGACATTTCTGGTGAAAGAATAGTCAACAATGACAATCACGAATGGAAACAAAACAGTGATAAGCTGGGGAATGATTTAGATGTACCG is a window of Flavobacterium crocinum DNA encoding:
- a CDS encoding endonuclease/exonuclease/phosphatase family protein translates to MKSILSPVLLLFTLLSFAQTKVLSWNLQNFGKSKSDTELNYIAKKISVYDIIAIQEVVAGYGGAQTVAKLALFLNQRGNKWEYTISDPTTGSSYKTERYAFLWKTSKIKLKAKPWLEQKYSLEIDREPYFATFEINKKTITLVNFHAITKKKQPETEIKYFKFLPGEYPNLNLVFLGDFNCPEKHTVFNPLKKTGYNSVLKNQKTTLKQKCKNNICLASEFDNIFYHTSHVKTINSGVIKFYEDFDSLLNARKVSDHIPIWFEFSLN
- a CDS encoding LptF/LptG family permease; this translates as MLTIIDKYILKRYLGTFSVMLLLFAPIGIVIDVSEKVNKMLENKIPFMDIAFYYYNFTIYFINSLFPIFLFLSVIWFTSKLANNTEIIAILSSGISFTRFLRPYIIGATIVSVFVLLMGFFIVPAASEGYNNFRYTYLKGNGKELMRGENTNVYRQINDHDFIFVNSFNEESKTAFNFTLEHFEKEKLTYKITASRIKWDPKKKIYILYDYTKRTLGDLNDVIEKSPEKNVAFKFELADLTPVVYIAETLTLGKLYDFIEKERKRGSGNINTYLVVLYKKYSIPVSAFILTIIAVSVSSMKRRGGMGMNLAIGIAIAFSFVFFDKIFGTLAEKSTFSPLLAVWFPNIVFGILAVYLLRNAKR
- a CDS encoding response regulator transcription factor, producing the protein MNAAIKIALVDDEILFRKGISFLLQREENIEIIFEASNGDELISQLDKNEIKPDIIVMDLKMPVLNGVEATKIIRKSYPDIKIIALTSYDTKSFIANMIQVGAVAYLIKNTTPKDLILTINEVASKGFYYNESVLKTIQETIVSPKNTKGGLETNFLSPREVEILQLICQQKTTAEIAEHLFLSPRTIEGHRNNLLLKTESRNIAGLVVYAIQNDLAVLTI
- a CDS encoding asparagine synthetase B yields the protein MNKSLFYIFILLITFNVRASFILLPMDESTQQNHLKAYGITYWCLSRDYKASWLLNYRGGSFLLPDAEEIRKECKIRGVSFEVISDTEEASILNEISSPSQNMESVILEKAPKIAVYTPKGKQPWDDAVTLVLTYAEIPFTPIYDEEVLSDQLLMYDWLHLHHEDFTGQYGKFYAAYKNTPWYIDQKRDAEALAAKLGYDKVSTEKGAVAKKIRDFVVGGGFMFAMCSATDSFDIALAADGVDICEAMFDGDPSESNYQSKLNYNNSFAFKNFTLERKPEVYEFSDIDMTTKRRIVMEKDYFTLMEFSAKWDPIPSMLCQNHTQLVKGFMGQTTSFDTSLIKSNVLIMGTCELNGESRYIHGEKGKGMFTFFGGHDPEDYQHQVGDPPTVLDLHPNSPGYRLILNNVLFPAARKKKLKT
- a CDS encoding DMT family transporter — its product is MRNDNLKSYLNLHLIVFIWGFTAILGALITIDANNLVWFRMLIAMIFLGGFIAYKKQSFQVPIKEFFKLIFVGLLIALHWIFFFKAIHVSNVSITLSIFSLGAFFASLLEPLFYGRKVLWYEVLFGLVIIAGLGLILQVEIKYLTGVYYALAAIILGVLFTLMNGKLISDHEPSVITFYEFGAGVFFISVYFLFEGKFTADFFTMSLNNWILLLVLSSVCTAYAFTASVKVMQRLTPYTVMLTTNLEPVYGIVLAYFILGGKEKMSVEFYIGAVIIIITVILNGVFKHYQKKKENL
- the tgt gene encoding tRNA guanosine(34) transglycosylase Tgt; translation: MKFDLLQKDPQSKARAGSITTDHGVIETPIFMPVGTVASVKGVHQRELKEEINPDIILGNTYHLYLRPQTEILEKAGGLHKFMNWDRNILTDSGGYQVYSLSSNRKIKEEGVKFKSHIDGSYHFFTPENVMEIQRTIGADIIMAFDECTPYPCDYRYAQRSMHMTHRWLDRCINHLEKVPYKYGYEQTFFPIVQGSTYKDLRRQSAEYIANAGQQGNAIGGLSVGEPAEEMYAMTEVVCEILPEDKPRYLMGVGTPINILENIALGIDMFDCVMPTRNARNGMLFTANGTINIKNKKWEADFSPIDEMGHTFVDTEYTKAYLRHLFAANEYLGKQIATIHNLGFYMWLVREARKHILAGDFRPWKEMMVKNMSQRL
- the dnaB gene encoding replicative DNA helicase → MENFKNLNPVKVDKTTIINLEKGKLPPQALDLEEAVLGAMMIDKKGVDDVIDILQAEAFYKDAHKHIFEAILQLFTETQPIDILTVSTQLKKNGKLDLAGGDFYLIQLTQKIASSAHIEFHSRIILQKFIQRSLIRISSEIIEASYDESADVFDLLDQAESKLYEVTQGNIKRSSETAQSLVLQAKKKIEEISKKEGLSGVETGFHNLDKLTSGWQPSDLIIIAARPAMGKTAFVLSMARNIAIQYGHGVALFSLEMASVQLITRLISSETGLSSEKLRTGKLEPHEWTMLSTKVKDLEKAPLFIDDTPSLSIFDLRAKCRRLASQHGIKIIIIDYLQLMTAGGNAKGGGNREQEISTISRNLKALAKELNVPVIALSQLSRAVETRGSSKRPLLSDLRESGAIEQDADIVSFLYRPEYYKIEEWDDEEASPTAGQAEIMIAKHRNGGIENIRLKFLGHLGKFDNLDEFSGSYDDLPSKMNHDDSPFVTSNLPSANEAFGSNLNDDDDDSDVPF
- a CDS encoding sensor histidine kinase, encoding MNTYSVPDKELVAIILYISLFFIIVAVALIIFFYYSRKKIIQKELEKKDLVLQYQKEQLHAIIITQEEERKRIAQDLHDDISSKLNIVSLNSHLLTAPNLTEAETTEITENIIALTTKALDNSRKIAHNLLPPVFEKFGLNAAIEELCEEFESSKSVKTHYKNEIDFDDNDIDRHLHVFRILQELMNNSLRHGKATEIWIAFTCKEGINICDYEDNGIGFDSKSDKNQKGLGMKNIDSRISFLEGTVKITSEINNGIIVNFTF
- a CDS encoding acetyl-CoA carboxylase carboxyltransferase subunit alpha, yielding MEYLDFELPIKELEEQLEKCVIIGKESDVDVTPTCKEITKKLEETKKDIYKNLTAWQRVQLSRHPNRPYTLDYIKAICGDTFLELHGDRGFKDDKAMVGGLGKINGQSFMIIGQQKGFNTKTRQYRNFGMANPEGYRKALRLMKMAEKFGIPVLTLVDTPGAYPGLEAEERGQGEAIARNIFEMVRLQVPIITIIVGEGASGGALGIGVGDRVYMLENTWYSVISPESCSSILWKSWEYKERAAEALKLTSSDMKKQKLVDDVIPEPLGGAHYDRETTFKTVAEYITKGYNELKDLSTADLIAQRMDKYSNMGEYKE